A section of the Solitalea canadensis DSM 3403 genome encodes:
- a CDS encoding alpha-2-macroglobulin family protein, translating into MSTLHTFRPSRKRLFSAIYTSLLIVVIGFVGITSCKKKLQEPDKAFGQYIEAYTSGLVSRQSPIRIQLAVQTETLHAAEEPLADGIFSISPSVDGKAYWVDARTIEFRPDETMKADQLYEVKFKLGKITEVPDQFSTFEFSFSTLKPSFSIDYNGFVSIDNSLEWMSYSGIIATADGEDPEKVEQMITANLGGRKISLKWTHENDLRVHKFVVDSLHRSSTAQQLVISGSGQPLNVDKKIDKRVELPAVGDFKVLEVRAVNEPDQYILIQFSDPVSISQDLEGLIAVEQVSDLRFTITGSEVKVYAPDHLNENYTVRIAPGIKNIIEKELPAPLSATVFFENRYPSVEIPGNGAILPTGGKLVMPFFATNLKAVDVTIIKIYENNIPQYLQDNNLNSESSYNLRRVGKPVVQKTIRLDVDRGVQLQKKNRFALDLDKLIRTEPGAIYRITIGFRKEYSLYNCSEADTEENAASEREYYGEKIDEDDEFWSRYDSYYPYGYSWDEREDPCKFSFYNKQKWAVRNVLASNLGIIAKRGNDNNMFVAITDLLTTKSVEGAEIQLLDYQRQVLASGKTDADGWARFDLPRQPFILLAKSGVQRGYLRLDDGSSLPISKFNLGGEEIQKGIKGFIYGERGVWRPGDSIFVSFILEDKENKLPQGHPVSFELYNPKGQLYKRIVQTKNVNGFYAFPTVTEANSPTGNWQAKIKVGGATFQKTIRIETIMPNRLKINLDFGGRKELSKGQNPTGQLNARWLFGGTAHSLKAKVDVSLSSITTAFKGLGEYNFEDPATSFSTENKTIFDGQLDDNGNATVQANISADKNAPGMLNANFLVKVFEPGGNFSIDNFSMPYHVYNSYVGIKVPEGDKYTGMLPTGRDNLISIANVTTSGALIGGQRQVEVEVFKIQWKWWWDETSDNFSNFTQDEYNKFIKREAVTLQNGRGNWNLRVTDNDWGRYLVRIRDLQSGHVTGQIVYLDNPYWSSRSDGSGTTAATMLTFTSDKEKYNVGEDVKLTIPSAQGGRALVSIESGSRVVKTYWVNAEKGETKFSFKAESNMSPNVFVNVTLLQPHSQTINDKPIRMYGAIPVTIEDKNTILKPILKIPTSIRPESVVNFSVSEATGKDMTYTVALVDEGLLDITRFKTPDPYSSFYAREALGVKTWDLFDNVIGAWGGELERILSIGGDQSGGKAAAANRANRFKPVVKFLGPFTLKGKGVNNHSIKLPPYIGSVRVMVIAGNKGAYGFAEQPVAVKKPLMLLSTMPRVLSPGEEFKLPVSVFAMENTIKNASVTLQTNPYLEVIGSKTQSVAFNQPGEKLVYFDVRVKQTIGIAKVKLTAQSGGEKADDDVEIDVRNPNNVITRVQQATVLPGKSASLPVQLIGMAGTSRGTLEVSRIPAINLAKRLNYLIRYPHGCVEQITSAVFPQLALNQLVDLSDKQKAEIDRNVKVVINRYKEYQTTDGGFGYWPGATQADEWGTNYAGHLLLEAQERGYALPSSMLQQWKKFQKSKAVSWTPSTDNFYGGDLSQSYRLYLLALAKAPEIGAMNRLKTFKYLSVEAKWRLAAAYQLAGQEETAKAMIHGLGTSVKKQNQLGGTYGSDLRDEAMILEVLSLMNERQKAASLLQSVAARLSQDEWYSTQTTAYSLIAIAEYCGANTGKTSYAYQANGTKGSVNSSASVSQLNLTRNGAATVQNSGSNVLYVRVITSGQPQVGEPVEAFENSEALKMDLTYKTLDGKPLDITKLEQGTDFVAEITVTNPGKRGNYENLALSQLFPSGWQIINTRLSNNENQFNSSASTYKDIKDDKVYTYFDLPSNRAVTYHVLLNASYLGKFYLPATNCEAMYDAKISSGSKSEWVEVIPAR; encoded by the coding sequence ATGTCTACACTTCATACCTTTCGTCCGAGTCGAAAAAGACTCTTTAGCGCTATCTATACATCATTGTTAATTGTGGTTATTGGTTTTGTGGGAATTACTTCTTGTAAAAAGAAGCTTCAGGAGCCAGATAAAGCGTTTGGCCAGTACATAGAAGCATATACCTCTGGTTTGGTTTCGCGTCAAAGTCCAATAAGGATTCAGTTAGCTGTACAAACAGAAACCTTACATGCAGCAGAAGAACCGCTTGCTGATGGAATATTTTCCATTTCTCCCTCTGTTGATGGGAAAGCATACTGGGTAGACGCTCGTACCATTGAGTTTCGTCCGGATGAAACCATGAAAGCGGATCAATTGTATGAAGTTAAATTTAAGCTGGGCAAGATTACGGAGGTTCCAGATCAGTTTTCGACATTCGAGTTTAGTTTTTCTACATTAAAACCATCTTTTTCAATAGATTATAATGGGTTTGTGTCCATTGATAATTCATTGGAATGGATGAGCTACTCTGGTATAATTGCTACTGCAGATGGGGAAGATCCGGAAAAGGTAGAACAAATGATCACTGCTAATTTGGGTGGTAGAAAAATCAGCTTAAAATGGACACATGAGAATGATTTGCGTGTGCACAAGTTTGTTGTCGACAGTTTACACAGATCTAGTACCGCTCAGCAACTGGTTATTTCAGGTTCCGGACAACCGCTGAATGTTGATAAAAAGATTGATAAAAGGGTAGAACTGCCGGCTGTAGGTGATTTTAAAGTGTTAGAAGTTAGAGCTGTAAATGAACCTGATCAATACATTCTTATTCAGTTTTCCGATCCGGTGTCCATCAGTCAAGATCTCGAAGGCTTAATTGCCGTAGAGCAAGTGTCTGATTTACGCTTTACCATTACAGGTAGTGAAGTTAAAGTGTATGCACCTGATCATCTGAACGAAAATTATACAGTCAGAATAGCACCGGGAATTAAAAACATAATTGAAAAAGAATTACCTGCTCCATTGTCGGCAACGGTATTTTTTGAAAACCGCTATCCGAGTGTAGAAATCCCCGGTAATGGAGCCATCTTGCCAACAGGTGGTAAGTTAGTAATGCCATTTTTTGCTACTAACTTAAAAGCCGTTGATGTTACGATTATTAAAATCTACGAAAATAATATCCCTCAGTATTTGCAGGATAACAATCTGAATAGCGAATCATCTTACAATCTGAGGAGAGTTGGAAAACCTGTTGTTCAAAAAACAATCAGGCTAGATGTAGATAGAGGGGTGCAATTGCAAAAGAAAAACAGGTTTGCTCTTGATCTTGATAAACTTATCAGGACTGAACCGGGCGCAATTTATCGTATCACTATCGGATTCCGTAAAGAGTATTCATTATATAATTGTTCAGAAGCTGATACCGAAGAAAATGCAGCAAGTGAACGAGAGTACTATGGTGAAAAAATAGATGAAGATGACGAATTCTGGAGTCGTTATGACTCCTATTACCCTTATGGTTATAGTTGGGACGAACGGGAAGATCCATGTAAGTTTTCTTTCTACAATAAACAAAAATGGGCTGTTCGAAATGTATTAGCATCAAATCTGGGAATTATCGCCAAACGTGGAAATGATAACAACATGTTTGTGGCTATTACGGATCTCTTAACAACAAAATCTGTTGAAGGTGCCGAAATTCAGTTATTGGACTATCAACGCCAGGTTTTAGCATCGGGAAAAACGGATGCAGACGGTTGGGCTCGTTTCGACCTTCCTCGTCAACCATTTATATTATTAGCAAAAAGTGGGGTACAACGTGGTTATCTGCGTTTGGATGATGGAAGTTCGTTACCAATCAGCAAATTCAATTTAGGAGGAGAAGAGATTCAAAAAGGAATAAAAGGGTTTATTTACGGCGAACGTGGTGTTTGGCGCCCTGGTGATTCAATTTTTGTAAGTTTCATTCTGGAAGATAAAGAAAACAAGCTACCCCAGGGACACCCAGTAAGTTTTGAGTTGTATAATCCTAAGGGGCAGCTATACAAACGAATTGTTCAAACCAAAAATGTAAATGGTTTTTATGCATTTCCTACCGTTACTGAGGCAAATTCTCCAACAGGAAACTGGCAGGCAAAAATTAAAGTAGGCGGGGCAACGTTTCAGAAAACGATTCGTATTGAAACAATTATGCCGAATCGATTAAAAATAAACTTGGATTTCGGTGGAAGAAAAGAACTAAGTAAAGGACAAAATCCGACCGGACAATTAAATGCACGTTGGCTCTTCGGTGGAACAGCTCATAGCTTAAAAGCCAAAGTTGATGTTTCTTTGTCTTCAATTACTACCGCTTTTAAAGGTTTAGGTGAATATAATTTTGAAGATCCGGCTACTTCCTTCTCTACAGAGAATAAAACCATTTTTGACGGCCAACTGGATGATAATGGTAATGCCACTGTTCAGGCCAACATTTCAGCTGATAAAAATGCACCCGGAATGCTTAATGCGAATTTTCTTGTAAAGGTTTTTGAACCGGGAGGAAATTTTAGCATCGATAATTTCAGTATGCCATATCATGTATATAATTCATATGTTGGGATAAAAGTTCCGGAAGGTGATAAATACACCGGTATGTTGCCAACAGGAAGAGATAACCTGATTTCTATAGCGAACGTAACCACGTCCGGGGCATTAATTGGTGGTCAGCGTCAGGTTGAAGTGGAAGTCTTTAAAATCCAATGGAAATGGTGGTGGGATGAAACCAGTGATAACTTTAGCAATTTTACACAGGATGAATATAATAAGTTCATTAAAAGAGAAGCAGTAACCCTTCAAAATGGTCGAGGTAACTGGAATTTACGAGTAACTGATAATGATTGGGGCAGATACCTGGTTAGAATCAGGGATTTGCAAAGCGGCCATGTTACAGGTCAGATTGTTTACCTTGATAATCCTTATTGGAGTTCACGTTCTGATGGCAGCGGAACGACAGCTGCAACGATGTTAACATTTACCAGTGATAAGGAAAAATACAATGTAGGTGAAGATGTTAAACTAACGATTCCATCAGCACAAGGTGGTCGTGCGTTGGTAAGTATTGAATCGGGAAGTCGTGTGGTGAAAACCTATTGGGTAAATGCAGAAAAAGGAGAGACAAAGTTCAGCTTTAAAGCAGAAAGCAACATGTCGCCAAATGTGTTTGTCAATGTAACGCTATTGCAGCCCCATTCACAAACGATTAACGATAAACCAATAAGAATGTACGGTGCTATTCCGGTTACCATAGAGGATAAAAACACCATTTTAAAACCGATTTTAAAAATACCGACAAGTATTCGTCCCGAAAGTGTGGTCAATTTTTCTGTTTCGGAAGCCACAGGTAAAGACATGACTTATACGGTAGCCCTGGTTGATGAAGGTTTATTAGATATCACCAGGTTTAAAACGCCGGATCCATATTCATCATTTTATGCCCGCGAAGCTTTGGGGGTAAAAACATGGGATTTGTTCGATAATGTTATTGGAGCATGGGGAGGTGAGCTGGAACGTATTTTAAGTATCGGTGGTGATCAAAGTGGAGGAAAAGCTGCAGCTGCAAACCGTGCCAATCGCTTTAAACCTGTGGTTAAATTCCTGGGTCCTTTTACCTTAAAAGGGAAAGGTGTTAATAATCACAGCATCAAACTACCTCCGTATATTGGATCGGTACGTGTAATGGTAATTGCCGGTAATAAAGGAGCCTACGGATTCGCAGAGCAACCTGTTGCAGTTAAAAAGCCATTAATGCTGTTAAGTACAATGCCAAGAGTATTAAGTCCGGGCGAAGAGTTTAAGCTTCCTGTAAGCGTTTTTGCAATGGAAAATACGATTAAAAATGCATCGGTAACCTTACAAACAAACCCATATCTAGAAGTCATTGGTTCTAAAACGCAATCGGTTGCATTTAATCAACCTGGAGAAAAGCTGGTTTATTTTGATGTAAGAGTTAAACAAACTATAGGAATCGCTAAAGTTAAACTGACAGCCCAAAGTGGAGGAGAAAAAGCAGACGACGATGTTGAAATTGATGTTCGAAATCCAAATAATGTAATAACGAGAGTACAACAAGCAACGGTTTTACCAGGAAAATCTGCATCATTACCGGTTCAGCTGATTGGTATGGCAGGAACTTCAAGAGGGACACTTGAAGTATCGAGAATTCCGGCTATTAACTTGGCTAAACGGTTGAATTACCTGATTCGTTATCCGCACGGTTGTGTTGAACAAATCACTTCTGCTGTTTTTCCACAATTGGCTTTAAATCAATTAGTGGATCTTTCTGATAAACAAAAAGCTGAAATAGATAGAAACGTAAAAGTTGTAATAAACAGGTATAAAGAATACCAAACAACAGATGGAGGGTTTGGTTATTGGCCAGGCGCTACGCAAGCAGATGAGTGGGGAACCAATTATGCCGGCCATTTATTACTGGAAGCTCAGGAGCGAGGTTATGCATTACCGTCGTCGATGCTTCAGCAATGGAAAAAATTCCAGAAGAGCAAAGCGGTATCATGGACTCCAAGTACCGATAATTTTTATGGAGGTGATCTTTCACAATCGTACCGGTTATATTTATTGGCCTTAGCCAAAGCACCGGAAATCGGAGCGATGAATCGTTTGAAAACATTTAAGTATTTATCAGTAGAAGCCAAATGGAGACTGGCGGCTGCTTATCAGTTGGCTGGTCAGGAAGAAACAGCCAAAGCCATGATTCATGGTTTAGGAACTTCAGTTAAAAAGCAGAATCAGTTGGGAGGAACGTATGGCTCTGACCTGCGTGACGAGGCAATGATCCTTGAAGTGTTGTCACTAATGAATGAACGACAAAAAGCAGCTTCTCTGTTGCAAAGTGTAGCGGCCCGCTTATCGCAGGATGAATGGTACAGTACGCAAACAACAGCTTATTCATTAATTGCTATTGCCGAATATTGTGGTGCTAATACCGGAAAAACGAGTTATGCTTATCAGGCGAATGGTACCAAGGGATCCGTAAACTCTTCAGCATCGGTTTCTCAGTTAAATCTAACCAGAAATGGTGCGGCAACTGTTCAAAATTCAGGATCGAACGTGCTTTATGTTAGGGTTATTACCAGCGGGCAACCACAAGTTGGAGAACCTGTTGAGGCTTTTGAAAACTCGGAGGCACTAAAAATGGACTTAACGTATAAAACGTTGGATGGTAAACCGTTGGATATTACTAAGCTGGAACAGGGAACGGACTTTGTCGCTGAAATAACCGTCACTAATCCGGGTAAACGAGGTAATTATGAAAATTTAGCCTTATCGCAATTATTCCCTTCAGGTTGGCAGATTATCAATACCCGTTTATCGAATAATGAAAATCAGTTTAATTCATCCGCTTCAACCTATAAGGATATAAAGGACGATAAAGTATATACTTATTTTGATTTGCCTTCAAACAGGGCTGTAACGTATCATGTCTTACTAAATGCTTCCTACCTGGGTAAATTTTATTTGCCTGCAACCAATTGTGAAGCTATGTATGACGCGAAGATCAGTTCAGGATCGAAATCGGAATGGGTGGAAGTAATTCCGGCGAGATAA